DNA from Kitasatospora acidiphila:
AGGCGTTCACCGCCTGCGCCCTGCCGTTCGCCCTCGCCGCCTGATGCCGGCCACCTCCCCTCCGAAAGAGCACCCCGATGCCGGCCACCACCGCCACCGCGCAGGACTTCGTCCCGTACGCGACCGCCGCACTCGACTTCCATCGCGCCCTCAACATCCCCGCAGGTCCACTCGTCGCCTCCCGCGCCGAACTGGACTCCCTACACGCCCACCTCGTCGCACTGCACGGCCTCTTGGACGCCCACGCCCAGCGCACCTCCCCGCTGCTGCCGGGCGAGGGCGACCACCTCAAGGCCGCGCGCACCCGCCTGTGGCAGGCCGCCGACCACCTCCACGCCGCCTACCACTCTTCTCCCCGGCCCGACAGCGGCGAAGTCCCCGACACCGAAGCGTGCCGGGCCCGCCTGCCTGAGGGTGCGCCGGAGCTGACCATCTGTCGCCGCCACCAGGAGGCCGCGCAGCTGGTCCGCCGCCGCACCACCCCCGCCGACCTCCACTCCCCCTTCACCGGCCTCGTCCGCCACTGACCCGGAGTCCGTGATCATGCCCAGGAACCGCGCCACCGCCAGCCCCCTGTTCGTCCCCCGCAAAACCTCACGCGCCCAACAGCGCGCCGCCCGTGCCGAGTTCGCCGAAGCCCGCACCAAGGCCCGCCGTGCCGAGGCCCCGGCCGAGCGCGGCGAGTCCGAGGGCGTCGACCCCGAGCTGCAGGCCACCTACCCCGCCTCCGGCCGACCCGGGCCGGCCTCCGCCCGCGGCGGCCGGCTGCGCCTGCCCAAGCACCGCATGACCACCGCCGTCGCAGGCGGCGCCTACCCCTTCCTGGCAGAAGCCGGCCTGGGTGCCGAGGGCGTCTTCATCGGCCGCGATCTCCACGCCGAAGGCTCCTTCTGCTTCGACCCGTTCACCCTCTACAACTCCGGCCGCATCGAAGGCTTCACCAACCCCAACGCGGTGCTGTGCGGGGTGATCGGCATGGGCAAGTCCGCACTCGCCAAGTCGATCGCCACCCGGTCCATCGCCCACGGATACAAGATCTACATCCCGTCCGACCCGAAGGGTGAATGGTCCAGCCTCGCCCAAGAGCTGGGTGGCCAGACGATCGCGCTCGGCCCCGGCCTGCCGGGAAAACTGAACCCACTGGATGCGCCGCAGCGGCCCGCCGGGGTGGACGAGGACGACTGGACGGCCGAGGTCCGCAAGCGCCGCCTCCTGCTACTGGCCAGCCTTGCCGCCACCGTACTCAAGCGCGACCTGCTGCCGATGGAGCACACCGGCCTGGATGTCGCCCTGGACCTCGTCGTCGCCGAAGCCCATGCTGCCGGGACGGTGCCGCTGCTGGGCGACATCGCCCACGCCCTCGGCCGCCCCGAGCGCCTGGACGCAGCCCTCGGCGAGCAGGCTGGAAGCCTCGGCCACGCAGTCGGCGACCTCGCCCACGCCCTGCGCCGACTCGTCCACGGCGACCTGTCCGGCATGTTCGACGCCCCCTCCACCGTGACGTTCGACCCGAACGCGCCGATGCTCTCCATCGACCTGTCCCGTCTCGGCAGCAGCGGCGACGACACCGCACTCGTGCTCGCCATGACCTGCGCGAGCGCGTGGATGGAGTCCGCGCTCACCGACCCTGACGGCG
Protein-coding regions in this window:
- a CDS encoding ATP-binding protein, which codes for MPRNRATASPLFVPRKTSRAQQRAARAEFAEARTKARRAEAPAERGESEGVDPELQATYPASGRPGPASARGGRLRLPKHRMTTAVAGGAYPFLAEAGLGAEGVFIGRDLHAEGSFCFDPFTLYNSGRIEGFTNPNAVLCGVIGMGKSALAKSIATRSIAHGYKIYIPSDPKGEWSSLAQELGGQTIALGPGLPGKLNPLDAPQRPAGVDEDDWTAEVRKRRLLLLASLAATVLKRDLLPMEHTGLDVALDLVVAEAHAAGTVPLLGDIAHALGRPERLDAALGEQAGSLGHAVGDLAHALRRLVHGDLSGMFDAPSTVTFDPNAPMLSIDLSRLGSSGDDTALVLAMTCASAWMESALTDPDGGRRWVIYDEAWRIMRHVSLLERMQQQWKLSRGLGIANLLILHRLSDLLSAGDAGSRGRVLAEGLLADCSTRIIYRQEPDQIAASRALLGLTGIEAQAIAALPRGRGLWKVAGLSFIVQHLLHLRERQLYDTDFRMAA
- a CDS encoding DUF6238 family protein — protein: MPATTATAQDFVPYATAALDFHRALNIPAGPLVASRAELDSLHAHLVALHGLLDAHAQRTSPLLPGEGDHLKAARTRLWQAADHLHAAYHSSPRPDSGEVPDTEACRARLPEGAPELTICRRHQEAAQLVRRRTTPADLHSPFTGLVRH